The window GCAGGTCATCCAAGTTTACTGGAATGTCGAATTGATTTTTCATGAGGCGCGAGTGTAACGAAGATTACCTTTTTGAGCAAGGACTGCTTTTGTTTGTTCTTCCCGAATAGTTGAATTGGGAATCTAGCAATTTAGTCAATTCATTGTCATTGCGATCCGCCTATGGCGGAGTGGCAATCCCCTCTTCTGGTAATTGACTGAGGAGATCACCACGTCGCTACGCTCCTCGTGATGACAGGAGAATTAAAGTCATTGGGAATAATAAAAAAAAGAGCAGCTGTTGAAGGCTGCTCTTTTGATAAAATTTTCTTTAGTTTATGAAGCTGTAGCAAGTGTAAAAATTTCTTCGATCTCAATTTCAATCGCACTTTCATCTTGCTTTTGTGAAACTGCCAACTCTTTTACAATGAGAGTTTTTGCAGTATCCAACATTTTGCGTTCGCCAAACGAAAGTTCTTTGTCAAAACGCATCAGCATTAAATCGCGCAGCACTTCGGCGATTTCGTAAATGGAACCTGTTTTAATTTTGTCCATGTACTCACGATAACGTCTGTTCCACGTTTGCTCGTTGATAGAAATATCGCGCTCACGCAAAATTTCGTACACGATGCCAATTTCACTTTTGC is drawn from Deltaproteobacteria bacterium CG11_big_fil_rev_8_21_14_0_20_42_23 and contains these coding sequences:
- a CDS encoding CarD family transcriptional regulator, which produces MVDSILNKEFKVGDMAVYPAHGVGVVDSIEMREIAGHKQKFYILRIMDTGMTVMVPVGNVRNVGLREVVGKSEIGIVYEILRERDISINEQTWNRRYREYMDKIKTGSIYEIAEVLRDLMLMRFDKELSFGERKMLDTAKTLIVKELAVSQKQDESAIEIEIEEIFTLATAS